From the Polaribacter gangjinensis genome, the window ATTTGGTAGATGCGTATAAAAAATCAGAATTAGAAGCTGAAGTTGGATTAGGAATTTTTGCCTTAAGTGCGGTAATTGTAGATAAAGCAGAACCAAGTGAAGCATTAAAATCAAACATTGTTTGGTCTTTAGGATTAAAAAATCCAACGTATTTATTGTCTTCACAACAACTTTCTCACTTTAGAAAGGGCATAAAATTAACTCAAGAAGTTGATATCAAAGCTGAAAGAGGTGCGTATTTTTTAAATACTACTATTGAACTTTCAGGAAAAAGCGAATCATCTTGGATGCAAATTGCCAACGTAAATCAAACAGTTGCTGATGTGGTTGCAATATCCGAAATGATAAAAAATGATGCAGATTTAAAAAATAAACTACAAAAAAGTATTGATAAAGGAACTGAAAATTTAATCAATTTGGCAGCAGCTTCTGATGCCTTACAATTGTCAAATGATCCTTTAATCAGTACAAGACATTTTTCAAATACACTTTTCAATATCATGAGAGGTGGAATTTTTGATGATAATTATACCATCGAAAAACAAGATTTTATTGCTTATATGGCAAATGCAAACAAACCATTGTTTGCCACTAAAAAAGAAATTTTAAAAAGTTTTCCAGATAAATTTACCGTAGATTTTATAAAACAAGTTGCTGAAAATGATGAAGATAAAGATTTTAAACGTCTAAGTATAGAATATTTACCACTAAAGTTTAGTAGAAGACATGGTGATCCAAGTCGTCCTTGGAACAGATTTTCTATCAATACGCGTAGTGAAATTGATGGTTCAAAAATTTTAGATTACGAAGGAAACTGGCGTGATATTTTCCAAAATTGGGAAGCATTAGCACATTCTTATCCTCAGTTTATTGAGAATATGATTCATAAATTCTTAAACGCAACTACTTTTGAAGGCTACAATCCTTACAGAGTTACCAAAGGTGGTTTTGATTGGGAAGTAATTGAAGAACACGATCCTTGGTCTTATATTGGCTATTGGGGTGATCATCAAATTATCTATTTGTTGAAGTTTTTAGAGTTTATTGAAAATCATTATCCTTCAAAATTAGCATCCTTATTTAATGAAGATGTATTTGTATATGCAAATGTACCTTACAAGATAAAATCGTATGCTGATATTTTAAAAAATCCAAAAGATACTATTGATTTTGATCATAGTTTACAACATATTATCGAAAAGAAAAGAGCAAATATTGGTGTTGACGGAGCTTTATTAACAGACCAAAGAGACCAAATTTATCGTGTCAATTTAATTGAAAAATTATTGGTTACTGTACTTGCAAAAGTATCCAACTTTATTCCTGAAGGTGGAATTTGGTTAAATACACAACGTCCAGAATGGAATGATGCCAACAATGCGTTGGTTGGAAATGGCGTTTCAATGGTAACCTTATATTATTTGAGAAGATTTATAAATTTCTTTGAAAATGTAGTCGCAAATTCTGATACCAATAACTTCGAAATTTCAGAAGAAGTTGCACAATTATTCAGTAAAATTGTTTCTACTTTAGATGCGAATAATACTATTTTATCAGGAAAAGTGAATGATGCTGATAGAAAAAGAGTGTTAGATGGAGTTGGAATTCCTGCAAGTGATTACAGAGAATTTATCTACAAAAACGGTTTTACTGGAAATAAAACATCCGTAAATCGTTCTTCATTTTTGCATTTTTTCAACATTACAAAAAATTATTTAGATCATAGTATTCGTGCAAATAAACGCGCTGATAATATGTATCATGCCTATAATTTAATGACTATTGAAAACGACCAAAAAGTTTCCATTTCCTATTTATCAGAAATGTTAGAAGGACAAGTGGCTGCTTTAAGTTCAGGATATTTAACTCCAAAAGAGGCTTTGTCATTGTTAGATGGATTGAAAAATAGTTCATTATTCAGACCAGATCAATACAGTTACATTTTATATCCAAATAAAGAATTACCAAGATTTACCAAGAAAAATAACATTCCTACTGCAAAAGTGCAGCAATCAGAATTGTTACAACAATTGGTAAAAGACAATAATAAATGGTTAATTGAAAAAGATGTTTTAGGAAATTATCATTTCAACGGAACTTTTAACAATGCAAATAGTGTTCAAAAAGCATTGGAAAAATTGAAAGAAAATTACGGAGATTTAGTTGCTAAAGACAGCAAATTTGTGTTGGATGTTTTCGAAGAAATCTTTGATCATAAATCATTTACAGGTCGTTCAGGAACTTTTTTCGGCTATGAAGGATTGGGTTCTATTTATTGGCACATGGTTTCAAAACTATTATTGGCTGTTCAAGAAAACTGTTTGTTAGCCATAAATTCGAATGAAGATGCTGTAATAATAGGCAAATTATTAGACCATTATTATGAAATAAATGCAGGAATTGGCCTACATAAATCACCAGAATTGTATGGTGCATTTCCAACAGATGCATATTCACACACACCAGCCACAAAAGGTGCTCAACAGCCAGGAATGACAGGTCAAGTAAAAGAAGATATTTTAAGTAGAATTGGAGAATTAGGAGTTTTTGTTGAAAATGGGAAAATCTTTTTCAAACCAACCTTGCTAAGAAAATTTGAGTTTTTAGAAACTCCTCAGAATTTTGAATATATCAATTTGAAAAATGAAAAAACCAAACTTACTATTCAAAAAGATGAGTTGTGTTTTACCTATTGTCAAGTGCCTGTTGTATATCAATTAGCAAATAAAGAAATGATTGAAGTCGTTTACAATGATCAATCAAAAATTGTTTTAGACGGTTTGTCATTAGATAGAGAAACAAGTTCTGAAATATTTAATAGAACCAATAAAATTAACCATTTAAAAGTAAGTATTGTAAAGTAAATCAATGAAAATCAATATCGTAACATATCTGTTGAGTTGTTTTTTATTGATAGGTTTTTCTTGTAAAAATGAAATGAAAGTAAGTAACGAAATTCTTATTGAACAAAAAGTAGAAGCATTGCTAAAGCAAATGACTTTGGATGAAAAAATTGGACAAATGTCGCAAATCCGTCATTTTGAAGAAAATGCTGATGCACATGTTTCTGAAAAATTCATTGGTTCTATCATTCATACGCAAGGACCAACTCCAGGAAAAACTGCTAAAGAATGGCAAAAACGTTTTATTGAATTACAAAAAAAAGCGCTAGCAACTCGTTTAGGAATTCCGTTGTTATTTGGAGTTGATGCTGTTCATGGTCAAAATACCTTTGAAGGGGCAACTATTTTTCCGCACAATATTGGTTTAGGGGCTGCAAATAATGAAGATTTGGTTTATGAAATTGCAAAAATTACGGCTTTAGAAAGTCAAGCAACAGGTTTCAATTGGGTTTTTTCGCCTTGTGTAGCCATTCCATACAACGAAAAATGGGGAAGAGTGTATGAGGCTTTTTCCGAAAGTACGAATATTACCGAAAAACTAACCAAAGCATCTGTTAAAGGTCACCAAGGAAATTTAGCTGATGCAACAACTGTCATGGCTACTGCCAAACATTTTGTAGGTGATGGCGCAACTGATTTTGGAGTTGAAGGTGGTGAAACTACACTTTCTGATGATGAAATTCACAAGTATTTATTGCCTCCATATAAAGCTGCAGTTCAAGAAAAAGTGGGTGCTGTGATGGCTTCTTTTAATAGTATCAACGGAATTTCTATGCACAATCACAAAGCATTGATTACAGATACTTTGAAAATCGGAATGAAATTCGATGGAATTGTAGTGTCTGATTGGAAAGCCTATTCTCGTTTCAATGGAATTGAAGTTGTCAATGCAGGTGTTGATGTAATTATGGCTGTTGATGGAGATTTAGAAGATTTTCAAGAAGGATTGAAAAAAGCAGTTCAAGAAAAATTAGTTTCTATAGACCGGATTGATGATGCTGTGAGAAGAATTTTACGTCAAAAATTCAGATTGGGTTTGTTTGAAAATCCATTTCCAGACACAACATTAGTCTCAAAAATTGGCATCAAGAAACACCGAGAAATTGCCAAACAAGCAGTAAGAGAATCGTTAGTTTTATTGAAAAATGAAAATCAAGTATTGCCAATTTCAAAAGAAACTAAAAAAATCGTAGTTGTTGGTGAACACGCAAATAACTCAGGATTGCAATCTGGAGGTTGGACTGTAAATTGGCAAGGTTCATTGGAAAATTACAAAGAAGCAACTACCATTTTAGAGGGCATCAAAAAACAATCAAAAGGAACTCTGGTGTATGATAAAAACGCTTCAGAAAATCATTTTGATGCAGATTTAGCGATTATTGTTGTTGGCGAAAATCCATATGCAGAATTTTTTGGAGACATTGGTCATGAATCCAATCAATTGAAATTAACCTTGACTGAAGAGCATCAAAATTATATTAAAAAGTATTCAGATAAAGGCATAAAAACAATTGTTGTTTTAATCTCTGGTAGACCTTTGGTGGTAACTGATCAAATCAATCAATCAAATGCTTTTGTAGTAGCTTGGTTGCCAGGATCAGAAGGAGATGGAATTGCAGAAGTACTTTTCGGAGATTATAATTTTAAAGGAAAATTACCCCATTCTTGGCCAAAAGATGTAAAAGATTTTGAACATAAATACGGTCCTAATTTTTGGGATAAAACCCAAAATCCCCTTTATGAATTTGGTTTTGGAATGACATATGAATAATAAAAAACAGTAAACTATTCAATTGCAGATAGTAATAAAACAAACAAATGATGAAAAATATAATGAAAACTTTTTTACACGTATTACTTGTTGTTCTTATTATTTCTTGCGCAAATAAAGAATCAAAACAAAAGACTATTTTGAGTACAAAAAAAGAACTTACAGCAGCAGATATTTTAGGAAATCCAAATTATCAAGCGATTTCATTTGGTGGTTACAGAGAAAAAACAAGAGAAATTCAACCAACAATTGCTCAGTTAAAAGAAGATATGAAACTTTTGCACGCTATGGGAATTCGAATCTTGAGAACTTATAATGTGCAACCAAAATTACCTCACGCTTCTAATGTTTTAGAGGCTATTCATCAATTGAAAAAAGAAGATCCAAATTTTGAAATGTATGTAATGTTAGGTGCATGGATTGATTGTTTGAATGCTTGGACTGGTTTAGAGCCAAATCACGATGTAGAAAGTCCTGAAAATGAAGGAGAAATTGCAAGAGCAGCAGCTTTAGCAAATAAATATCCTAATATTGTTAAGGTTATTGCTGTTGGAAACGAAGCAATGATTCGTTGGGCAACTAGCTATTATGTTCAACCCAATGTAATTTTAAAATGGGTAAATCATCTTCAAAAAATGAAAAAAGAGGGAAAACTTCCCAAAGATTTATGGATTACAAGTTCAGATGATTTTGCTTCTTGGGGTGGAGGTGAAGAAAGCTACAGAACAAAAGATTTAGAAGCATTAATCAAAGCAGTAGATTATGTTTCCATGCATACGTACGCATACCACAACTCACATTACAATCCTGAATTTTGGAAAATTCCAGAAAGTGAACAAAATTTATCAGATCTTGAAAAAGTAAATTCGGCAATGAAAAGAGCCTTAGAATTTGCCAAAATGCAGTATAAAAATGTGTCTGATTATGTAAAAAGCATCGATTCAACCAAAACAATTCATATTGGTGAAACAGGTTGGGCGTCTATTTCTGATGGTCATTACGGAATTCATGGTTCAAGAGCAACAGACGAATACAAGCAAGGTTTGTATTTTAAGCATTTGAGAAAATGGACTACTAAAGAAAAAATATCCTGTTTTTATTTTGAAGCTTTTGACGAACAATGGAAAGATGCTGGAAATAAAAATGGTTCTGAAAATCATTTTGGATTGATCAATTTAAATGGAGAAGCAAAGTTTGCACTTTGGGATTTGGTTGATAAAGGAACTTTTGAAGGATTAAAGCGAGATGGAAAAACCATTACCAAAACTTTTAACGGAGATAAAAAAGAATTGTTAAAAACGGTATTTCCGCCAAACACAGACTATCCAAGATAAGTAATAGATGAATCTAACAAAATACATATTATACATAGGAATATCATTTATGATACTAAGTTGTGAAATCAAACAAGAGGTTTTGATTGTAGATGTTTATGAAACGTCTGCAAGTGGAAATAATTTAAAAAAATTGACTGATTTTTCTATTGAAGAAAATAAAGATAGTTTGTTGAATATCACGCTTTTTCCACAGAAAAAGCGTCAAAAAATCACAGGTTTTGGAGGTTCATTTACAGAAGCTTCAGCGTATTTATTAAACAACATTAGTAAAAAAAATAGAGATTCTATTATTGAAGCCTATTTTGGAGAAACGGGTGCAAAGTATTCTTTGACAAGAACACATATGAATTCGTGCGATTTTTCTTTGGGACAATATTCATACGCGCCAATTGCTGGTGATAAAGAATTGGTCAATTTTACGATTGATGAAGATAAAAGCGACATCATTCCTATGATCAAAGATGCTATGAAAGTATCTAAAGACGGATTTAAAATTTTAGCTTCACCTTGGACAGCTTCACCTTGGATGAAGGATAACAATGCTTGGGTGGGAGGAAAATTATTACAAGAATATTATGATACTTGGGCGTTATTTTTCTCAAAATATGTAACTGCTTATAACAAAGAAGGAATTGATATTTGGGGATTTACTGTTGAAAATGAACCGCTTGGGAATGGAAATAATTGGGAGAGTATGCATTTTACTCCTGATGAAATGACCAATTTTGTACAACATCACTTAGGACCGAAATTGCGAAATGACTATCCTGAAATTAAAATTTTAGGCTATGATCAAAATAGAGAACATCTAAAAGAATGGATTGATTCACAATTTAAAAACGAAGAAACTTCAAAGTATTTTGATGGAACTGCGATTCATTGGTACGCAAGTACTTTTCATTATTTTTCGGATGAATTGCAATATGCACATCAAAAAGCACCTAATAAATATTTAATTCAGTCTGAGGCTTGTGTTGATGCAGAAGTTCCAAAGTGGAAAGATGATGCTTGGTATTGGAAAAAAGAAGCTACAGATTGGGGTTGGGATTGGGCACCAGAAAAAGACAAACACATGCATCCAAAATATGCACCTGTTCACAGATATGCAAGAGATATTATAGGTTGTTTAAATAATTGGGTTGATGGTTGGATTGATTGGAATATGGTTTTAGATACGCAAGGTGGCCCAAATTGGTTCAAGAATTGGTGTGTTGCTCCAATAATTGTTGATCCAGCAAAAGATGAGGTGTATTTTACACCATTATATTACACCTTATCACATTTTAGCAAATTTATAAGACCAGAAGCAACCATTTTTGAAGTTGAGAATTCTGATAAAGACATCATGGTTACAGCAGCAGAAAATCCTGATGGAACAATTGCAGTAGTTGTTTTTAATGAAACAAATCAATCAAAAAATATTCAGTTACTACTTGATAATCAAAAGGTAAATATTAAAATGAATGGACAATCAATTCAAACAATTGTAATTCCAAATAATGAAAACTAATACTAACAAACTAAAATAGAAATATGAAAAATTATGTAACTCCAGTTAGAGATCGAGTTCCTTTAGGGCAAAAAGCAGCTTTTGGTGCAGGACATTTGGTATTAAACTTATTGCCTGGTGCTTTGGGTGTTTTTATGTTCTTTTTATTAACAGCATTTGGAATGGATCCTTTTTTGGCAGGTTTATTAGGCGGTTTACCAAGAATATTTGATGCGCTTACTGATCCAATCATGGGGTTTATTTCTGATAATACCAAATCAAAATGGGGTAGAAGAAGACCTTATATTTTTGTTGGTGCTATTTTAAGCGGAATTTTATTTGCAGTTTTATGGCAAATGGATCCAAATGAGTCTCAAAATTATAATTTTTGGTATTTCTTAATCATGTCTATGGTTTTTTTAATTGGTAATACCATGTTTGCGACTCCTTTAGTAGGTTTAGGTTATGAAATGACATCCGATTATAACGAACGAACTCGTTTGATGGCTTTTTCACAAACCATTGGTCAAATAGCTTGGATGATTGTGCCTTGGTTTTGGGTGATTATTGCAGATCCAACTATTTTTGAAACTCAAGCAATTGGGGTAAGAAAATTATCGATAATTGTAGGAATTGCTTGTATCATTTTAGGAGTTTTACCAGCTCTTTTTTGTAAAGGAATTGACTCAGCTCACATGGAAAATAGAAAAGAAATTTCGTTTAAAACACTATTTTCTAATTTAATAGATCTTTTTAAAAGTATTGCTCAAGTAGCTAAAAATAAGCCTTTTTTAAAATTATGTGGAGCTACGTTTTTAGTTTTTAATGGTTTTCAAATGGTTGCAGCTTTTAGTGTATATATCATTGTTTTTTACATGTACAATGGTAGTTATGCAGATGCAGGTACTTGGCCAGCTTGGTTTTCTACAGTGACTGCTTTAGTAACAGCTTTTGCGGTAATTCCAATTGTAACAATTATTGCAAATAAATTTGGAAAACGTCAAGCATTCATTATTTCTACTGCCTTATCTATTGTGGGATATATTTTAAAATGGTGGGCTTTTGATGTTAATAATCCATATTTAATTTTTATGCCAATTCCATTCATGGCTTTTGGTTTGGGAGGATTATTTACATTAATGATGAGTATGACAGCAGATGTATGTGATTTGGATGAATTAGAAAATGGAATGCCTCGTAAAGAAGGAACTTTTGGGGCAATTTATTGGTGGATGGTTAAATTGGGGCAAGCTTTAGCGTTAGTTTTAGGGGGTGCTGTATTAAAATTTGTAGGATTTGATGGAAATGCAGCTCAACAAACAGCTGAAACAATGACAAGTTTACGATTGGCAGATGTAATTATTCCATCTATAACAGCAGGTTTGGCAATTGTGGTAATGTGGAGCTATAGTTTAAGCGAAAGTCGAGCTAAAAAAATCAAAGAACAATTAATAGAAAGAAGAGGGGAATTATAAAAATTATTAAAATCAATTAAGCAATGTCATATAGAGAAGAACATTATTTTAAACCTGATCATGCAAATTACATTAGTGAGTCAGGCAAAGAAGGGGTAGATTTTTCTAACTATTCTAATGAAGATTTAGTTTCTCTTTGGAGAGAAACCTTGAAAAAAGGAATGCACGGAGTTTGTTTCAGTATGTATGAAGACGGTCAAGAGCCAGGAGATACAATTACTGAAGAACAAGTTGAACGTAGAATTAAAATTTTAAAACCGAATGCAAAATGGATTCGTTCTTTTTCTTGTATTGAAGGAAATGAAAACATTCCTAGAATCGCAAAAAAACATGGAATGAAAAATTTAGTAGGTGCATGGTTGGGTGATGATTTGGAGAAAAATGAACAAGAAATTGAAGGATTGATTCAACTAGCCAAAGAAGGTTGCGTAGATATTGCAGCCGTTGGTAATGAGGTTTTATATCGAAAAGATTTAACAGAGCAAGAACTTTTAGGTTATATTTTACGTGTGAAAGAAGCTTTAAAAGGATTAAACATTCCTGTTGGCTATGTAGATGCATACTATGAGTTTTCTCACAGACCTTCAATTACCGAAGTTTGCGATGTTATTTTATCAAACTGCTATCCTTATTGGGAAGGTTGTAGTATAGATTATTCTTTGGCTCATATGCAACAAATGTTTAGCATTGCCTCTCATGCAGGACAGGGGAAAAAAGTAATTATTACAGAAACAGGATGGCCAAGTCAAGGAAGTAGTTTGGGTGGTGCACATTCTAACGCTGAGAATGCCATGAAATATTTTATCAATGCGCAAGTATGGTCAGCAAAAGATAATATAGAGATGTTTTACTTCTCCTCTTTTGATGAATCATGGAAAGTTGGTGCAGAAGGTGATGTAGGAGCTTATTGGGGATTGTGGGACAAACACGAAAAATTAAAATTTTAACAAAATAACATAATCAACTTGTATGGTTTTTTCATCAAAATGAAACATGTTAATTAAATTTTTATAAAGTATGCTATTCATAATTAGTAGTATTTAAAAGAAAAATTTAAAATTTAAAAATACTTGAAACATATTTTTTGATGTTGTAGTGTTCATGTAGTGGTGAATAATTCGTATTTAGGAAATTATAGTTGTATCATTGAACAAATTATTAATACTTAACACTTTATTATTATGAAAAAAATTACATTATTATTTGCCTTGTTGGTTTCTTCAATAGGGTTTTCTCAAACTTATGATTTATTAGAATCATTTGATGGTACTGGATTTGAAGGTACTTTTGGTGGAACAAGTGCTGAATATGCAGCCGATCCTTCAAATGCATCTGTACAAGTAATTAAAATAACTAGCAGTCCTACAGGTACTGTTTGGCAAGGTATAAACGTTGTTTTATCGGGTAATTATAAATTGACTTCCGATACTCAATTAACAATGAAGTTAGATGTTTATTCCACAACAGCAATAACGATTGCCCCTAAAGCACAAGGTGGTGTTTCTGGTGCCCCAGAATCAGTTACTTCTGTAGATCATTCTGGGTCAGGATGGGAAACTTTAACCTTAACTTTTGATAAAAGTTTGGATGGTAAAGTTCCTGCTAATGGTGTTTATGCTGATTTTGCTCTTCATATTAACTGGAATACTAGTTCTAATAATTTTGGAGCTGCAGACGGTAGGATTTTTTATGTAAAAAATCTTCAAGGGTTATCAGCTACTCCACCTGCAGCTTTAGAGCCAACTGATGCACCACCAACACCACCAACCTACACTGGTAATAATGTAATGTCATTATATAGTGAGGCTTTTACTCCTGCAGCAACAATAACTAATGTTGATTGGGATGATTCAGCTTTTCAAGAAGTTACTATTGCAGGAAACAAGGTATTAAAAATTGACGGTGGTAATTTTATTGGAATGAATTTAGATGTTTTTCTTAATGCAACTAATATGACTCATTTACATATGGATTATTGGATTTCTACTGATCATACTCCTGGTACAGTTTTAAATCCTAAATTATCAAATCATGGAAATCAAACAGCAGAAACTAGTGCTATTGATATTACAAATATCATCGAAAGTCAAGATGAAGTAAAAAAATGGCAATCGAAAGATTTTCCGTTGAATGGTGCAAGAGAATCTATTAAGCAATTTTTAATTACAGATGCAGGAAAAATTGGAGTTTATTATTTAGATAATGTTTATTTATATGTTGCTGGAACTGCTTCTGTTGAAGACAATTTATTCAATGTAAGCTTATATCCAAACCCAGCATCAAACAGATTGAATATTTCTGCAGCGAATACTATTCAAAATGCTGAAATCTACAATGTGTTAGGTAAAAAAGTAATGAATGTAACAATCAACAAAACTAGCGAGTCAATTGATATTTCAAACTTGGCTTCTGGTGTGTATATGATTAAATACAACATCGAAAATACTGTTGGAACTGCAAAGTTTATCAAACAATAATTTTCAAATTCTTTCATAAAAAAAACCGAGCAAATTTGCTCGGTTTTTTGTTTTATAGAAAGTACAAAAATTATTCTTGTTCCGACTTTTTAATTTGATTTAAATAGTTTTCTAAACTTTTTCCGTATACTGATTTTTTCACTTTTGGTGTTAAAGATTTATTTACAGTATCTAACATTTGAAAAGTGGCATCGTACATTTCAGTAATTGCAATATAAGGAGCAGCTTCAAAATCCGCATTGTTGATAGCAAAATTTGTTGTGTATAAAACGCGTCTTCTTACCAATCTTTTGTAATCATCTTCAACTTTTTGAATCAATTCTTCGTTACCTGATTTTTTAGCTTCAAAATCTTTTTTGATGAATTCCAATCTTTCGGATTGAAATTGTTTATTAATTTCATTGAATTTATCCATCACTTCTTGATTTTTTGATCCAGATATGGTTGGATTAATTCCGAATTTTTCAACATGATCGTTAATGGTAATTACACCTTCTTCACCAAAAAACAAAATACGTTTATCAGTAGTATTTCCATCAAAAGTTAAATAATACATTACAGGTGAATCAACTTGGTCTGTTAATCGAAACATTTCTGATCCTAGAAGTTTTACAGAATCTACAGAAACCAAAACGGTATCTCGCATTTTTTGTAAATACAAAGTTCCTTTTTTCAATCCTTTTATTTGACCTTCTACAATCATGTTTCCTTCCTTTTTAGAACAAGCGAAAATGGTAAAAGTGATACTAAAAATTGCAATAATTTTTTTCATTTTTAATTTAAAATTTTAGTCTGCAAATATGCTGATTTTTATTTAAAGAGTAGCCGCTAATTCCATTAAAATCGTACAAATTATCGCTCCAACTGTTCCAATAGCATACCCAAAAACAGCTAATAAAACACCAACAGTTGCCAAAGACGGATGAAAAGCTTGTGCAACAATAGGAGCAGAGGCTGCACCACCAACATTTGCCTGACTTCCAACAGCCAAAAAGAAGTATGGAGCTTTAATTATTTTTGCAACAATAATTAAAAGGATGGCATGAATTGTCATCCAAACCAAACCTATAACTATCAAGCCAGGATTTTCTAAAGCTTGATTTAAATCCATTTTCATTCCGATAGAGGCTACTAAAATATAAATAAAAACACTTCCTAATTTACTTGCTCCAGCACCTTCGTAGTTTTTGGCTTTGGTGAAAGATAAAATAATAGCCACTAAAGTTGCGATACTAATCAACCAAAAAAAACTAGAATCTAAAAAAGAGAATGTATTTCTGATAGTTGGTGATGAAATTGTAGCAACAAATTCTTTGAAAAATTCACTCAGATATTTAGCCGTAAAATGACCAAATCCTACAGTTCCAAACGCAATTGCCAGCATAATCATTAAATCTGATAGTGTTGGATTTCTTTTTACTTTATCTGTAAAAAGCGTAACTTTTTGTTTCAAATCTTCGATTGCTGAAGTATCTGCTTTCAACCATTTGTCTATAGCATCTTTTTTGCCAATTCCAATCAATAAAATTGCCATCCAAATATTGGCAACTACAATATCCACAATGACCATTCCTCCATATTTTGCAGGATTGTATTTGTAAATTTCCAACATCGCTGTTTGGTTGGCACCACCACCAATCCAACTTCCTGCAAGCGTTGAAAGTCCTCTCCAAACTGCATCAAAATTGCTTCCTCCCAAAGTTTCTGGAGAGAAAATGGAGATGAGTAAAATAGCAATTGGACCACCAATAATAATCCCTATAGTTCCTGTAAAAAACATGATTAATGCTTTTGAACCCAAATTAAAGATGGCTTTTAAATCTATACTCAGCGTCATTAAAACCAATGCAGCTGGCAATAAATATTGGCTTGATACAAAATATAATTGTGATTTATTTTTAACGATTTCACCAGCTACATTTTTTGTTTCCCATTCTGGAGAAATTAATCCGAAAGTGGTGAATAGTGCAGGAATAAAATATGCCATAAACAAACCCGGAAC encodes:
- a CDS encoding glycoside hydrolase family 3 protein, translating into MKINIVTYLLSCFLLIGFSCKNEMKVSNEILIEQKVEALLKQMTLDEKIGQMSQIRHFEENADAHVSEKFIGSIIHTQGPTPGKTAKEWQKRFIELQKKALATRLGIPLLFGVDAVHGQNTFEGATIFPHNIGLGAANNEDLVYEIAKITALESQATGFNWVFSPCVAIPYNEKWGRVYEAFSESTNITEKLTKASVKGHQGNLADATTVMATAKHFVGDGATDFGVEGGETTLSDDEIHKYLLPPYKAAVQEKVGAVMASFNSINGISMHNHKALITDTLKIGMKFDGIVVSDWKAYSRFNGIEVVNAGVDVIMAVDGDLEDFQEGLKKAVQEKLVSIDRIDDAVRRILRQKFRLGLFENPFPDTTLVSKIGIKKHREIAKQAVRESLVLLKNENQVLPISKETKKIVVVGEHANNSGLQSGGWTVNWQGSLENYKEATTILEGIKKQSKGTLVYDKNASENHFDADLAIIVVGENPYAEFFGDIGHESNQLKLTLTEEHQNYIKKYSDKGIKTIVVLISGRPLVVTDQINQSNAFVVAWLPGSEGDGIAEVLFGDYNFKGKLPHSWPKDVKDFEHKYGPNFWDKTQNPLYEFGFGMTYE
- a CDS encoding glycosyl hydrolase family 17, with protein sequence MKNIMKTFLHVLLVVLIISCANKESKQKTILSTKKELTAADILGNPNYQAISFGGYREKTREIQPTIAQLKEDMKLLHAMGIRILRTYNVQPKLPHASNVLEAIHQLKKEDPNFEMYVMLGAWIDCLNAWTGLEPNHDVESPENEGEIARAAALANKYPNIVKVIAVGNEAMIRWATSYYVQPNVILKWVNHLQKMKKEGKLPKDLWITSSDDFASWGGGEESYRTKDLEALIKAVDYVSMHTYAYHNSHYNPEFWKIPESEQNLSDLEKVNSAMKRALEFAKMQYKNVSDYVKSIDSTKTIHIGETGWASISDGHYGIHGSRATDEYKQGLYFKHLRKWTTKEKISCFYFEAFDEQWKDAGNKNGSENHFGLINLNGEAKFALWDLVDKGTFEGLKRDGKTITKTFNGDKKELLKTVFPPNTDYPR
- a CDS encoding glycoside hydrolase family 30 protein, whose product is MILSCEIKQEVLIVDVYETSASGNNLKKLTDFSIEENKDSLLNITLFPQKKRQKITGFGGSFTEASAYLLNNISKKNRDSIIEAYFGETGAKYSLTRTHMNSCDFSLGQYSYAPIAGDKELVNFTIDEDKSDIIPMIKDAMKVSKDGFKILASPWTASPWMKDNNAWVGGKLLQEYYDTWALFFSKYVTAYNKEGIDIWGFTVENEPLGNGNNWESMHFTPDEMTNFVQHHLGPKLRNDYPEIKILGYDQNREHLKEWIDSQFKNEETSKYFDGTAIHWYASTFHYFSDELQYAHQKAPNKYLIQSEACVDAEVPKWKDDAWYWKKEATDWGWDWAPEKDKHMHPKYAPVHRYARDIIGCLNNWVDGWIDWNMVLDTQGGPNWFKNWCVAPIIVDPAKDEVYFTPLYYTLSHFSKFIRPEATIFEVENSDKDIMVTAAENPDGTIAVVVFNETNQSKNIQLLLDNQKVNIKMNGQSIQTIVIPNNEN
- a CDS encoding MFS transporter — its product is MKNYVTPVRDRVPLGQKAAFGAGHLVLNLLPGALGVFMFFLLTAFGMDPFLAGLLGGLPRIFDALTDPIMGFISDNTKSKWGRRRPYIFVGAILSGILFAVLWQMDPNESQNYNFWYFLIMSMVFLIGNTMFATPLVGLGYEMTSDYNERTRLMAFSQTIGQIAWMIVPWFWVIIADPTIFETQAIGVRKLSIIVGIACIILGVLPALFCKGIDSAHMENRKEISFKTLFSNLIDLFKSIAQVAKNKPFLKLCGATFLVFNGFQMVAAFSVYIIVFYMYNGSYADAGTWPAWFSTVTALVTAFAVIPIVTIIANKFGKRQAFIISTALSIVGYILKWWAFDVNNPYLIFMPIPFMAFGLGGLFTLMMSMTADVCDLDELENGMPRKEGTFGAIYWWMVKLGQALALVLGGAVLKFVGFDGNAAQQTAETMTSLRLADVIIPSITAGLAIVVMWSYSLSESRAKKIKEQLIERRGEL
- a CDS encoding glycosyl hydrolase family 17 protein; its protein translation is MSYREEHYFKPDHANYISESGKEGVDFSNYSNEDLVSLWRETLKKGMHGVCFSMYEDGQEPGDTITEEQVERRIKILKPNAKWIRSFSCIEGNENIPRIAKKHGMKNLVGAWLGDDLEKNEQEIEGLIQLAKEGCVDIAAVGNEVLYRKDLTEQELLGYILRVKEALKGLNIPVGYVDAYYEFSHRPSITEVCDVILSNCYPYWEGCSIDYSLAHMQQMFSIASHAGQGKKVIITETGWPSQGSSLGGAHSNAENAMKYFINAQVWSAKDNIEMFYFSSFDESWKVGAEGDVGAYWGLWDKHEKLKF